From the Dermacentor variabilis isolate Ectoservices chromosome 5, ASM5094787v1, whole genome shotgun sequence genome, the window AGCttgtattattgttttttttttcatttgctagTTATTTGCGCCATTTCCGCGGATGCGAGTTCGGCGGCAGGTGTATTTTTGTGAGAGTGCATTAGAATGCGGTAGCAATAACAAAGGTACCGCTATGTGCTAAAAAAGACTTAGTGCCACGTTCGGCACCCACTTTGACCGTAATGTTGACCGACCGTAGCCGAAAACGCTCCTCTCCACCTGCCACCCGCCCCTTCCAAATTAAAATACGCTGCCAGGTCATGTCACATTCACGAGTGACGGTGGCACGCGATGAGAGTGCCAGGTTGCATTCCCGCAGTGAATTTCACTGCAGTTGCACCAGCTTTCGTCGGTATCTGTGATCCAAGGCGCCAGCAGCACATCACCGCAACAGTCACGTCAATTTTACGCAAGTGCAATGCGAGGTACGCGTTGTCAACGCCGAACTATTAGGTAAATAATTATTCTCAATTTTATTAACCGTAAATATATTCTGTCTTTCAACCAGCATTTCCTTCTTCAAAGGGCCcaataagcaattttttttcaactttattCAATCTTCTGCGACGTTCTTCTCTTTGTTCGATCAGTCTTTCTTTAGCAATTAATCTGAGGAGCCTGAGACATTAATGGTATTCACGACGGAAAGAACGAAGGCCTTGCTCCGTATTCATACTTTGAGACTGTGTCCAACAGAGTACACGTGACAGCTATAAAGGTGGAAGACGAAAAAGCCTGGGCGAAATACCTTGACAGTATTACGTACTTATCAACCGGCAAGCCCTATAGCTAATGCCACTTTTGCGCGATATTTAagaacaatatcttttttttgttgttgttgtctatTACTTTGGCGGGGTAAGGTCGCATTTGTCCACTGTCCGTTCAACACTTTACTTTCTCTACTTCCTGCCAAAGCAGGTCACGGGAGGCAGCCACGTGCATCCGCGAACAAAGCAAAAGACGAAGAAGAACGGCGCGTGCCTCGCTAGGTATTCGGCCTCGTCAGCGTTCCAAAGAGCTTCGCAATCTCTACCATTTCCGTCGAACACCCCGTGTGAACGCACCGAGGTGACCTGCGACCACAGCATCGCCGCAAGAAGCCGAGGAAAGCATCGACAACACAAGGGCGAGTGGTAGACAAGGCCATCGCAAGATCGAAACCGCCACCATGGGCCGAGACAGGCACCGCCAAAGACAACGACAACGTCGGTGGCAGCCGCAGCATCGACGTGCCATGAGACGCTATCGGTACGCGACACGCTGGACAATGGCCAACATGGAGGGCCGGCGGTCAGCGATGCCTCCAGCATATGCGTCGGCTGCGAGACTCCCGTCTGCCTGCTACCTTCCACGTCACGGTCTGCGCACAGTCCAGCAAGCTGCCCTGTCCAACGAGGCGCGTATGCATCCTCCATCGATGAACGGGGCTGCACGTTGGAGAATTCTTGCAAAGCGTACCGCAGCCGGCCGTGGTGCCTCGCTCTTGTAGACGCTGCGGAGTCTCCGAGACGTGAAACCTTGGGGGCTTCGGCGCGTTACGTTCGCCCTGAACGCGAGGTTCTTAAATCGACGATCAGGGCGACATCTTCGACTCGCTGCGACCCCGGCAGGCAGGTCGAGCAACCGAACTAGCGTGTCGCCAGGGATTGACGCGTTGTTTTGCCGGAGGCTGTCCTCAACCAAGCCTGCAGCTTATCTGGACTTTGGCCGCAGGTCATGCCTAATAAACGTTCATTGATCCTAAAGtgtcgttttattgcgatagcatcaGGGCACTCGAGGCGCATTCGCGCcgtcattttaacgcgatagcgttaaggagctcgtgtcgcagaaaagccggtgtcgtcggcgtcggtgtcggtgtcggcgtcggcgtccgcggcgttggccgtgagcgataaatcacagcaggcgcttcataaataaaaagcaacttccaagatgggctgggtgggaatcgaaccagggtctccggagtgtgagacggagacgttaccactgagccacgaattcgatgcttcaaagcggtacaaaagcgcctctagtgaacgcggtgttgccttagaaacgagctgtttctaaggctcaggcgtgcgtcgcttgctcaggcgcacatttcgttgtcgcgccgaacgctgcgttgctcgacgctcaccgcgtccgatgcggggcgcgtagtcgctgcgccgtagccaattgtcttacaccccttggcgggtcatcgggaacgctgtcgcgttccactcttgaaggcgaagcttaagcgtcctccaatttttcgtcCTGCTATCGATGGCGAATGCACGGCCAGCACATGGAAGGTTAGAATGCCTCCAGAGACGCGTAATTCGGGTAGTCAATCGCCCCGAATTGAGCGGGACACTTCTAACCTTTAAATAAAGGTCCTGAGTCCCGAACTTGTTCTTTTTTCTCAGTGAAATGGCACAACCCACTCGGGGGGATCGACCATGAATCGGGCAGTGAGAAAGCGATATTTTCTTTAAAACAAAGTGAGATGAAATAAGCGTTTTCTAAATTTGAATTAAGATGTCTTCCAAACTGATCTTGTCGGGACGGCCAAATACCCCgacttcagttttctttttctttctactgAACAACAATAAATCAACAAACcccaattttaaagcgaagctttcttagccTACCATGGTGCTGCCTCGGTCGGTCGGGCGGTCTGTCGGTGGCTAATGGGGTTCTCGTCGAGTGGATTCAAATACACCTCAAGAGCGCGCACAAAGGGCGTCCTGGCGTCGGGATTCGAATCTTGGCCCACCAGCGCAGCTTGCCGATGCTCTATTCATTAGGCCACAACCGCAAGTAGACTTCTCTCCTGCCAACGCTAACTAGCCTCTTTGAGATGATTGCCGAGtgttgatgattatgatttccatACTTTGGCACATACACTCAACGGGCGATCAGCCAAGAAGCGTGTCCGCGTGATGGTTATGATGACGACGATTTCCATACACACAACGGAGAGTTGatagtcagtcaagaactttattgaggtcctgaggagttttaagccgttggagatcccacgcggggagctcctcgggccgaaaccgtaggcgacgcccaagtcgggacgggaacgtggtgacgctccgtcAGTTCTTGGGCCCTatggacggccttgagctggagtttgaggtccgggcttttgagggcttcttcccattcgggctcactggagagagggtcCTATGGTAAcacggtacattgccatagcatgtgcgaaagtgagcaatagagttctgggcagtctgggcaatttgccgggatgtctgagttatagtgccttagtaggcctcgtgagggatccgtttgtagcattcgaaacgcggccgcctgcgcgcgttcgagtttggcgtgcgggagcgggaatttggttctgccttttcgatagtgtgaggtgatttcttggtaagtgagtagcgggtcattaaactgaatgtccagcccctcggaggccgtgggaccATCGCGACGGACAAGTTCTCGCGcgcggtcgtgggccgtttcattgaggtttggttttcgagggtgaatgtctttccccgtGTGAGCGGGTAACTAGTAGAGGCATCGTGTGttctcttttgagctcgctagtagtagaTGCGCTATTTCTTTACATATACGTTGCCactttcgtaggcccgaattgcggcaagcgagtccgtgaggacataggtaaatgtggggtctgcaatggcgatggctacggctatctgttctgctttagcgctggtggtcgttttaaccgatgcggatgatcgtaaggtTTTTAATGACcgtgtgatgacccacttatgggcaaaggttcgtgttctcaatggttcggttggttctcttaggcggagcctccgagaacctaaTTGAGGagaaagccgttggtttggacgcacacacaaagacttttaatcaaacaaaaaaaagaataaaacaaacagaaagaaaatagaaagcatgcTTAAAATACACACTCAAGCGGACATTGCGGTAAAGAacacacacatagggcttgcacgaggttaacgagggcgcgagtccgggcttgccacgagggcggggacgcgtcgcagtctcgacgcggcaacgcggcgacaagctggcagaaggagtggcgccggtctcaccaaaggtcgtggcgtaagctgactgaccgggcgccgggagcgcgccagctctggcgaggcgaggtaacgctggcggctttgtggcaggagtggacggcggcggcgttctggccgggcagagagctcgggcccgtagcccgactgctcccctctcgcccacgggttcggaagctcgaacgccggcctcaggcagcaggcggcacggcagacgggggtggcgttctggccgggcagctggcgtagaactcgggcccgaagcccgactgttcccgtcctgcccactggcgcaaaagctcaccggccttgaggagccgacggcacgctcaggtagacgggcgacgcacaggaacaggttggcaggaggccccgggcgggtgaagtcctggtgggctcgggtccggaacccgacggcccgtcttcaacgcccgctccggtggttgacctcctcctgccgtcgcttcctgggactctcctggcgtctccccggcgtctccctgcgtgtcctcttgcgtgtcgcgccccttctgccagcgcaccatgcTTTttctcgtggtctggccgatttggcatttactgattggctgcccgacgccccgtggtcttttctaattggttgctttttttttcttttgttgtctttcctgcgccgcgcgttcacgtgccgggcgctcttcggcgtcgtcgtttttcctccttccagctcggcgcgcgtgcactcagcgtcgtctgctctcgaccgtcccgagccccgcaccacgtcgcgcaccacacatcacagaccGCCTCTTCGAGCTATTCActtcaaggactagaattgtgttgTCTACCACAAGCAATTTTTGAATATTCTGTATAGCACTCCCTCTTCCCTCCCCTAAAAAAAGCCTCTTGGTATAATCAGATGCAAGTACAGCTGCACTGGAGGAGTTTCAACAATGTTGTTTTGTCGGTGTTGTTGTTCTTGTCGACAGGTCGCTCGCCGGTGGGGTGTCCAGAAGAACCGACCTGCCATGAACTACGATAAACTGAGTCGCTCGCTCAGGTACTACTACGAGAAGGGCATCATGCAAAAGGTGGCTGGTGAGTGCAGCGTGTTTCTGTGCCCAGAATAGAGACGCTAAGGACGGACGGCGTTCAAGCACGCAGAAAAATCATTAAATATTTGGAAAGTTCGTGCACAACCTCAAATGTTTTTTTACGTCTAATGATACATAATATAAACACCGTAAGCCTGCCGGAACTGACTGGCGACTCATCAGTCGTAGTAGGTAGGAATAGGAATCTATCTCGGGGACGTTGCGAAGTAGATGAGGTCTATAGCTAAGGGGAACATATTTTTGCCTTGCTTGTCTGGCACTGAAATCATGGCGCTTAAGCGACGCGGACACAGAAATGGCATACTTGAAAACGCAGCATTTGTGTCTTCGTTCCGTGTCCGCGTAGCTTAGCTATTACAACGTTCCAGTCCATTGCTAAGCCCCACGGCTTATAGCAATGGACTGGACCAATATGCCGGCCAGGATGAGAAATATGCACTACGTCTTTCGATACCGCCTGCAGGTGAACGGTACGTGTACAAATTTGTCTGCGACCCCGAGCTGGTGGGCAACTCGCCGCCAGATCCCGTCGTCAAGGCGAGGTTCCACGACGGACCAGCTGACAAGGAGTCTACGGCGCCTCACCATGCACAGCCGGGCCCGCAGAGCTGGCACGCAAGACCCGGCATCCCCGTGTCGCACGAGTGCGGACAGTTTCCCGTGTATAGCGCCGACTACGCCGCCACGTCCATAGCTCTCGAAGGCTGTTGACGGGACGTAGTTTCCCGATGACGTCACCACGAGGAAAAGATACGCCCGTCCCGTCTCGGACACGCATGACAACGGATTCCAGCAAGGCAATGTCTCTCCGCAGCAAGGtccaaaagaaggaaagaaacgttTTCGTTCTCGTCGCTTAAAAaagaaatcgcagtttcgcccgaaaggcgaaacagcgattgcgatagcacattagtagatagctgtacgaagtaaggacagtcgTTTTATCGGTCCTATAAACTtgcaaacgttcgcttactaactaaattaacaatgatagaatatgtaagcgtggcTCAACgaagacatagaaagaaacagacacacagagacagcgctgtcttgtTGTTCTGTTTCTTACTACGTCCGTGTTCAGTCGCACTCACACAtactatcatggattcaaacctaCTAGCCCGTCAATGCGTTTTAACAAAATTAGctagcacggtgtcacgcgcgcacaggcgaacatgaacacatctcgttcGATGAGCGCGGAGGCTCGCTGTGAAAACACTGGAGttagaatcgcggcagcagcgacgagccaattgacctccgtgcatctgtcgcttcaacgcgagcgaAACGCCGAAATCACAGCGCATACGGAGCtactggcactacgcgcactctgcaaacatcgcagtaCGCTTTGAAGATAACGCCCGCGCGGCGCACACTTTGGCCACGtctcagatcgctttcaagacacacgagcaccggcaacgTGTCCCGACGGCGTCCGACAAagacgtctactacggcgtccgcgattcgcgtggccaacgccatattagacgccgcggttgtgtccactctgtacggagcggcgggcaatGAGGACATCGAGGCTCCCtagccgccgccggagaagaacgtccctcctccttcgcctcaaccccctgcctcgcgcgccactgcagagggcacgcatccgggccgcgatcttcgctcgcgcatgcgagatcgaaccgcgttcaccggctcacactcacaagctttcactcatacggaacctcacggcgacggcagaaatgctttgggagtgtccatataattgctgtcgtaatAAAATAATACGACCTACACAATAATATCGCGCGTGCTGAATTTTCTTTCTGTTGAATTTTAACGGCGACAGAATACTCTGCAGCCTGGACAATGGTGTATAGCAGAAAACGTGTGGCCGCTGTATTTTGAAACTGATTCAACTGAGCAGCGTCAATTTCTTGTGAAAAAGGGGCGTACATGCATCGTTGTACACGTCCGCGGGAATTAGATTCCACTTCCCACCACATCCAGCTGTGATTCGGTATGTTAGCCTTCCGTTAATTATTACCTGTCATGATAGCATGGTGGTTGTAGCGTTGTGAAGCAGAGCACGAAGTCATGCATTCTATTCCTGCCCACGGCAGCTGCTTTTCGATTGCGGCTGAATGCACAAACACTAGTGcaccgtgcacgttaaagaacgttgGGAAATTACTTATGTGGAAGCCCGCGAGGTGGAAGAAGATTCGTGAAATGATAAATTGTCCTGCACTCGACCGTAGCACGAAGCTTCAAAgggccaggacaaatttttccttCAACTGTCAAGCTTTAGTTCTAAAGGAGGACTTGTTGTTGGGCTGGTTGGCGTTTACTTAACGACATATTGTAACGCGAAGACACACTCACATCTAAAACGCACAGACACACCTCACAGCTCCAGTGATGTGTGTCTTCTTTGTGAGTGTGCCTTCGACTTGCAGTATGTCGTtaactttctttctgagaaacccgtctGAGCTTCCTTTGTAGCTCCGTGCTACAGCCGGTTGAATGCATTTTTTATTActttattaattttttattactttatttCTCAAGAGCTCTCAAAGCTATGCCAGCTGGTGCCTCGCCCTGCGATGTATGAACGGCACACCGTTCGGTACGTTTATGCCCCTGTCTTTTTCCCTACTTCCACGCTTTCCTTTAGTTCATTCTACGCCTCCCCCGCGTTGAACACTCCCCCCATTATTCTGCAACGGTACTAATGATATAGCTAGAACTGTCGTCTCATAATACGATCAGCAAATTTTAGTTTTCGGTTGCTGGGCACAGAGAGAAGCGCACAGCGTAGCCGGTAAGCTTGCACCGCAAGTGATTGCGAAGGCAATCCGCTTCTTCGAACAATTATAGCTCATCTTTCTACAAGGCCTATCTTTCCATTCATGGTCGGATAATGTTCTTTTTTGCAATCTAATTAGGTCCAGTGTTCAATTATCCGTGGTTCGGCTTTCACAAACAAGTACGACGACTTTCATCACGGCTGTGTGATGAAAAGAAATCGCCAAAGTCAACGCCCGTTGCTAGCTGTTTTCATGCATTCTTTTTTATAGCGTCTATTTGTGATAATTACTTTCTTCCCGTCGCCTTTAGAATGACACG encodes:
- the LOC142583568 gene encoding ETS translocation variant 4-like; this encodes MGHQSPVKFEPPPSPPVSPACPIALAEPLTQPQALTAAVGPVSFAEEHHPQAMSCSSAGRGSLQLWQFLAALLRNPGNAPCIAWTGRGLEFKLTDPEEVARRWGVQKNRPAMNYDKLSRSLRYYYEKGIMQKVAGERYVYKFVCDPELVGNSPPDPVVKARFHDGPADKESTAPHHAQPGPQSWHARPGIPVSHECGQFPVYSADYAATSIALEGC